A window of the Verrucomicrobiota bacterium genome harbors these coding sequences:
- a CDS encoding D-TA family PLP-dependent enzyme produces the protein MTKDWHRILNVDDVPSPALVVYPDRIAENIRRMVAIAGTARRLRPHIKTHKLPEVIKLQAEAGITKVKCATIAEAEMVAKGGVPDVLLAYQPLGPNVRRLIQLIKQHPRTRFAAIADDEAALRNLSKAFEAASLTLEILLDLDTGMQRTGIQPGPRAFELYQLITKLPGLRAGGLHAYDGHLCIADLAERTAKCDAAFEGVEGLKTQLEGAHIQVPRIVAGGTPTFPIHAKREGDIECGPGTCVFWDAGYGIKLPDMDFQVAALVLTRVVSKPGPNRLCLDLGHKAIAAENPHPRVRLLGLSDAKAVMHSEEHLVIETPRADEFKVGSVLYGEPWHICPTVALHSQAVVIRNGRADTRWQVVARERSLSV, from the coding sequence ATGACCAAGGACTGGCACCGCATCCTCAACGTGGACGATGTCCCGTCGCCCGCGCTCGTGGTTTATCCCGACCGCATCGCGGAGAACATCCGCCGCATGGTCGCCATCGCCGGGACCGCACGCCGGCTTCGGCCGCATATCAAGACCCACAAGCTTCCGGAGGTCATCAAACTGCAAGCCGAGGCCGGCATCACCAAGGTCAAGTGCGCGACGATCGCCGAGGCAGAGATGGTCGCGAAGGGCGGCGTCCCCGACGTGCTGTTGGCATATCAACCCCTCGGCCCCAACGTCCGGCGCCTCATCCAGCTCATCAAACAACATCCGCGCACACGGTTCGCCGCCATCGCCGACGACGAGGCGGCGCTGCGAAATCTTTCGAAAGCCTTCGAGGCCGCAAGCCTTACCCTGGAAATCCTGCTCGACCTCGACACCGGCATGCAGCGCACCGGCATCCAACCCGGCCCGCGCGCCTTCGAACTCTACCAACTCATCACCAAACTCCCCGGCCTGCGCGCGGGCGGACTGCACGCCTACGACGGCCACCTTTGCATCGCGGACCTCGCCGAACGCACGGCGAAGTGCGACGCGGCCTTCGAGGGCGTCGAGGGACTCAAGACGCAGCTCGAAGGCGCGCACATCCAGGTGCCGCGCATCGTCGCCGGCGGCACACCCACGTTTCCCATCCACGCAAAACGCGAGGGCGACATCGAGTGCGGGCCCGGCACGTGCGTCTTCTGGGACGCGGGCTACGGCATCAAGCTGCCCGACATGGATTTTCAAGTCGCCGCTTTGGTGCTGACCCGCGTGGTGAGCAAGCCCGGCCCGAACCGGCTCTGCCTCGACCTCGGCCACAAAGCCATCGCCGCCGAGAACCCGCACCCGCGCGTGCGGTTGCTCGGCTTGAGCGACGCCAAGGCCGTGATGCACAGCGAGGAACACCTCGTGATCGAGACCCCGCGGGCGGACGAATTCAAGGTCGGGTCGGTGCTTTACGGCGAGCCATGGCACATCTGCCCGACCGTCGCGTTGCACTCGCAGGCGGTCGTCATCCGCAACGGCCGCGCCGACACGCGCTGGCAGGTCGTCGCACGCGAGCGAAGCCTCTCGGTGTGA
- a CDS encoding RidA family protein, giving the protein MDVTRETRTASSTRPTTKTSAASKPEAPSAEARLLELGLKLPEANKPSATLTPVVITGNLAFVSGHISRGADGKAITGRVSEELTVAQGKDAARQVGLAVLASLKQELGSLDRVRRVVKVLGMVNSPAGFKDQPQVINGFSELLIEVFGRERGLGARSAVGVASLPGNVAVEIEAIFEIER; this is encoded by the coding sequence ATGGATGTGACGCGCGAGACCCGGACCGCATCGAGCACGCGGCCGACAACGAAGACCTCGGCAGCATCGAAGCCGGAGGCGCCTTCCGCCGAGGCCCGCCTGCTGGAACTGGGCCTCAAGCTGCCCGAGGCGAACAAACCTTCCGCCACGCTCACGCCGGTCGTGATCACGGGTAACCTCGCATTCGTGTCCGGACACATTTCGCGCGGTGCCGATGGCAAGGCCATCACGGGCCGCGTGAGTGAGGAACTCACTGTCGCCCAGGGCAAAGATGCCGCGCGACAGGTAGGCCTCGCCGTGCTCGCCTCGTTAAAGCAGGAACTCGGGAGCCTCGACCGCGTCAGGCGCGTGGTGAAAGTGCTCGGCATGGTGAACAGCCCCGCCGGCTTCAAGGACCAGCCGCAGGTGATCAACGGCTTCAGCGAGCTGCTCATCGAAGTCTTCGGCAGGGAGCGCGGTCTCGGCGCCCGAAGCGCGGTCGGCGTCGCCTCGCTGCCCGGAAACGTGGCCGTCGAGATCGAGGCGATTTTCGAGATCGAGCGCTGA
- a CDS encoding RidA family protein, whose product MSAEARLRELRLQLPPAPKPVAVYKPVVIVGTMCYVSGHGPLKPDKSMMTGVVGREVDLAGGQAAARQVGLAILATLRNELGSLDRVKRLVKTLGMVNTAPDFYDHPKVINGFSELMRDVFGEDAGVGARSAVGMGPLPGNISVEVECIFELDA is encoded by the coding sequence ATGAGCGCCGAAGCCCGTCTGCGCGAACTACGACTTCAACTTCCACCCGCGCCCAAGCCCGTGGCGGTTTACAAGCCCGTCGTGATCGTGGGCACGATGTGCTACGTCTCCGGCCACGGCCCGCTCAAGCCCGACAAATCGATGATGACCGGCGTTGTCGGGAGGGAAGTGGACCTCGCCGGCGGACAAGCCGCCGCGCGGCAGGTCGGCCTTGCGATCCTCGCCACGCTTCGCAATGAACTTGGCTCGCTCGACCGCGTGAAGCGCCTCGTGAAAACGCTCGGCATGGTGAACACCGCGCCGGATTTCTACGATCACCCGAAGGTCATCAATGGATTCAGCGAACTCATGCGGGATGTCTTCGGCGAGGATGCCGGCGTCGGCGCGCGCAGCGCAGTCGGCATGGGGCCGCTGCCGGGGAACATCTCGGTCGAGGTCGAATGCATCTTTGAACTCGACGCCTGA
- a CDS encoding DUF4912 domain-containing protein, translating to MAPANSPSLFVGISPFPQSPASPIMKSDDTRKKTPKTPAKPEPAAKRRAAQRRLFKASKPRARKPVIEVPRLLLEGDEPARPVSASGPGTRYSLGPSAPPAHAARLDETGELPESYGTHKLLLTARDPHWLYAHWDFPREHLGRLNALSADGHLVLRVFADRVAGEPLVTQHVHPESQSWFVFVGRGGTRFIAELGYRDAAGTWTPVATSRPALTPPDAMSGDTTVRFANLPAAVPFDQILGVVKAAVSAHVPLLEALEQLRPEFPQLPPVEVFAAQSASHPAAPPELTPAQEQALADVVTMDAVRRVWVGSLDITELVKRRLADETPGALSSAAAAKVA from the coding sequence ATGGCGCCTGCCAATAGTCCGTCCCTGTTCGTGGGCATTTCGCCATTCCCGCAGAGCCCCGCCTCCCCGATCATGAAATCGGACGACACACGGAAGAAAACTCCCAAGACCCCGGCCAAACCGGAGCCCGCTGCAAAGCGCCGCGCGGCCCAGCGCCGGTTGTTCAAGGCCTCGAAACCGCGCGCGCGCAAGCCGGTGATCGAAGTGCCGCGCCTTCTGCTCGAAGGCGATGAACCGGCGCGCCCGGTTTCCGCGAGCGGCCCCGGAACGCGATATTCGCTCGGCCCCTCGGCGCCGCCCGCGCACGCGGCGCGGCTTGATGAAACAGGCGAACTGCCCGAGTCCTACGGCACACACAAACTGCTGCTCACCGCGCGCGACCCGCACTGGCTCTACGCCCACTGGGATTTCCCTCGCGAGCACCTAGGACGGTTGAACGCGCTTTCCGCCGACGGTCACCTCGTGTTGCGCGTCTTCGCCGACCGCGTCGCGGGCGAACCGCTCGTGACGCAGCACGTGCATCCCGAGTCGCAAAGCTGGTTTGTGTTCGTCGGCCGCGGCGGCACGCGGTTCATCGCGGAACTCGGCTACCGCGACGCCGCGGGCACGTGGACCCCCGTGGCGACCTCACGCCCGGCGCTCACACCGCCCGATGCGATGAGTGGGGACACGACCGTCCGGTTCGCAAATCTCCCGGCAGCGGTTCCGTTCGACCAAATCCTCGGTGTCGTGAAGGCCGCCGTCTCCGCGCACGTCCCGCTGCTCGAAGCGCTCGAACAACTCCGGCCGGAGTTCCCGCAACTCCCGCCCGTCGAGGTCTTCGCCGCCCAATCCGCCTCGCACCCCGCGGCGCCGCCTGAGCTCACGCCCGCGCAGGAACAAGCGCTCGCCGATGTGGTGACAATGGACGCCGTGCGCCGTGTGTGGGTCGGCTCCCTCGACATCACCGAGCTCGTGAAACGCAGGCTCGCCGACGAGACGCCGGGCGCGCTTTCGTCCGCCGCCGCCGCGAAGGTGGCGTGA
- a CDS encoding cobalamin biosynthesis protein CbiX produces MPNPDLTDAALVLAGHGSTLNADSAAPTFQHADALRRRGTFAQVVETFWKQEPHWAGALRGVFASRVFIVPLFISEGYFTEDVLPREMGFAPSTEAGFPRTRRTPTQTIHYCGPVGTHDTMTGVILARAREVVDAHPFPRRPADRDTALFVAGHGTGNNENSRKAIERQVGRIRALGPFAEVHAVFMEEEPRIASCWQMAEARNLVVVPFFISDGLHSYEDIPVLLGEPERVVKERFKSGQPTWRNPTGRHGKLLWYGSSVGTEPHIADVILERVREAAANPPPSTLAR; encoded by the coding sequence ATGCCGAATCCCGACCTGACGGACGCCGCGCTCGTGCTCGCAGGGCATGGCTCGACGCTGAACGCCGATTCGGCCGCGCCCACCTTTCAACACGCCGACGCATTGCGCCGGCGCGGCACGTTTGCCCAAGTGGTCGAGACCTTCTGGAAGCAGGAGCCGCATTGGGCCGGTGCGCTCCGCGGCGTGTTTGCATCTCGCGTCTTCATCGTGCCGCTGTTCATCAGCGAAGGCTACTTCACCGAGGACGTGCTGCCGCGCGAGATGGGCTTTGCGCCTTCCACCGAGGCGGGATTTCCGCGCACGCGCCGGACTCCGACACAAACGATTCACTACTGCGGCCCGGTCGGGACTCACGACACCATGACGGGCGTCATCCTCGCCCGCGCGCGCGAAGTCGTGGACGCGCATCCGTTTCCGCGGCGACCCGCGGACCGCGACACGGCGCTGTTCGTCGCCGGGCATGGCACCGGCAACAACGAGAATTCACGCAAAGCCATCGAGCGGCAGGTCGGGCGTATCCGCGCACTCGGACCATTCGCAGAGGTTCACGCCGTTTTCATGGAGGAGGAGCCGCGCATTGCCTCCTGCTGGCAGATGGCAGAGGCACGGAACCTCGTGGTGGTTCCCTTCTTCATCAGCGACGGGCTGCACAGCTACGAGGACATCCCGGTGCTGCTCGGCGAACCAGAGCGCGTCGTGAAGGAGCGGTTCAAGTCCGGCCAGCCCACATGGCGCAATCCGACCGGGCGCCACGGCAAGCTCCTGTGGTATGGCTCCAGTGTCGGCACCGAACCGCATATCGCTGACGTCATCCTCGAGCGCGTGCGCGAGGCAGCGGCTAATCCTCCGCCTTCGACTCTCGCCCGGTGA
- a CDS encoding NAD(P)-dependent glycerol-3-phosphate dehydrogenase, with translation MNITVLGAGAWGTALARILALRGHRVVLWDFFPDAVEAIRATGRNERYLPGIELPPGLRAEPDGARAVSDAELVVVAAVSKGFRNVTQTLGGFGGIVVSVTKGIEIGTGKTMTDILGENAPRARVVAMSGPTLALEVARGVPTAIVAASTDEAAAQTVQSLFHSPAFRVYTSADVHGVELGGALKNVIAIGAGVCDGLGFGDNSKAALVTRAIAELRRLGVACGAQADTFSGLSGMGDLMVTCFSKLSRNRGFGERLGRGEKAEDIVASMTAVAEGYPTARSARELARRHGVDTPIMQEVHAMLHEGKDVRQAVRDLTGRESKAED, from the coding sequence ATGAACATCACCGTCCTCGGTGCCGGCGCATGGGGAACCGCGCTCGCCCGCATTCTCGCGCTGCGCGGACACCGCGTCGTGCTTTGGGATTTCTTTCCCGACGCCGTCGAGGCGATCCGCGCGACGGGCCGCAACGAACGCTATCTGCCCGGCATCGAGCTGCCGCCCGGCCTGCGCGCCGAGCCGGATGGCGCGCGCGCGGTTTCCGATGCCGAACTTGTCGTGGTGGCCGCGGTGTCCAAGGGCTTCCGCAACGTCACTCAAACCCTTGGCGGATTCGGAGGCATCGTCGTCAGCGTCACGAAGGGCATCGAGATCGGGACGGGCAAGACGATGACGGACATCCTCGGCGAGAACGCGCCGCGTGCGCGCGTCGTGGCGATGTCCGGACCCACGCTGGCCCTGGAGGTCGCGCGCGGCGTGCCCACGGCGATCGTGGCGGCGAGCACCGACGAGGCGGCGGCGCAGACCGTGCAGTCGCTCTTTCACAGCCCGGCCTTTCGCGTTTACACGAGCGCGGATGTCCACGGCGTCGAGCTCGGCGGCGCGCTCAAGAACGTCATCGCCATCGGCGCGGGCGTGTGCGACGGCCTGGGCTTCGGCGACAACTCGAAGGCGGCGCTCGTCACGCGGGCCATCGCGGAACTGCGGCGGCTTGGCGTGGCTTGCGGCGCCCAGGCGGACACGTTTTCCGGCTTGAGCGGGATGGGTGACCTGATGGTGACGTGCTTCTCCAAGCTCAGCCGCAACCGCGGTTTCGGCGAACGGCTCGGCCGCGGCGAGAAGGCCGAGGACATCGTTGCGAGCATGACGGCGGTTGCCGAGGGGTATCCGACCGCGCGCTCGGCCCGCGAACTCGCGCGGCGTCACGGTGTCGACACCCCCATCATGCAGGAAGTCCACGCGATGCTCCATGAGGGCAAGGACGTGCGGCAGGCCGTGCGCGACCTCACCGGGCGAGAGTCGAAGGCGGAGGATTAG
- the plsY gene encoding glycerol-3-phosphate 1-O-acyltransferase PlsY produces MVTLVAAYLLGSIPTGFLVAKARGVDIRAVGSGNIGATNAFRVLGAAAGSFVLFVDGLKGCAASAWASGLVFEFVAGRGSAPASTRDAVAILAGISAILGHNYTCWLGFKGGKGIATSAGVFFALAPLAAGIALGSWVAVFVVSRFVSVASLAASVVLPAAVWFSDAGALLKWVTTAAGALAIYKHRSNIERLLAGTESRISFTQTGPSK; encoded by the coding sequence ATCGTGACTCTGGTGGCCGCGTATCTGCTCGGTTCCATCCCGACGGGATTTCTTGTGGCGAAGGCGCGCGGCGTGGACATCCGCGCGGTCGGCAGCGGCAACATCGGCGCGACGAACGCGTTCCGGGTGCTTGGCGCGGCGGCAGGTTCATTCGTGCTCTTCGTGGATGGGCTCAAGGGTTGCGCCGCGAGCGCGTGGGCTTCGGGCCTCGTGTTCGAATTCGTCGCGGGCCGTGGCTCCGCCCCGGCCTCGACGCGGGACGCGGTGGCCATCCTCGCTGGCATCTCGGCGATCCTGGGCCACAACTACACCTGCTGGCTCGGTTTCAAGGGGGGCAAGGGCATTGCGACCAGCGCCGGCGTGTTCTTTGCGCTGGCGCCGCTCGCCGCGGGCATCGCGCTTGGCTCGTGGGTGGCGGTGTTTGTGGTCTCGCGGTTTGTCTCGGTCGCTTCGCTCGCCGCATCCGTGGTTCTGCCGGCGGCGGTTTGGTTTTCCGACGCGGGCGCGCTGCTCAAGTGGGTCACGACCGCCGCGGGCGCGCTCGCGATTTACAAGCACCGCTCCAACATCGAGCGCCTGCTCGCGGGAACCGAGAGCCGAATCAGCTTCACTCAAACGGGTCCGTCGAAATGA
- a CDS encoding cupin domain-containing protein — MFPITVLAGDKPWMPGPYPGVELCVLHKNEATGGLTVLRKFHAGAEIPAHTHPLANEWAYVLTGEWEESGAVYSSGTLFHAPKGVKHGPHLARTEVVSLTVFDGPLTLA, encoded by the coding sequence ATGTTTCCCATCACCGTGCTGGCTGGCGACAAGCCGTGGATGCCGGGGCCGTATCCGGGCGTCGAGTTGTGCGTGCTCCACAAGAACGAGGCGACGGGTGGGTTGACGGTGCTTCGCAAATTCCACGCCGGCGCGGAAATTCCGGCGCACACGCACCCGCTCGCGAATGAGTGGGCCTACGTTCTCACGGGCGAGTGGGAAGAATCCGGCGCGGTGTATTCGAGCGGCACGTTGTTCCACGCGCCGAAGGGGGTGAAGCACGGACCGCACCTCGCCCGCACGGAAGTGGTGAGCCTGACCGTCTTTGACGGACCGCTGACGCTCGCCTGA
- the ftsA gene encoding cell division protein FtsA, which yields MFDSSPSVLVGLEIGTSKICAVVGEVSDDNVVNIIGVGQHPSTGVRKGEIVDSAAAAADIRAALSQAEEHADVEIRSVVLGVTGAHIHGFNNHGQHPIVSADRLICADDVLDVVKNAKATGLPAEHCVLHTIRQHFTVDGQHGIVSPVDMVGAKLEVDMHVVHAHYNRLQNPVNVLEGMQIQLQGAPVFNGLASALSALDIEQKDSGAVVLDLGAGTTEFVVYSQGVVRHLGVLAVGGDHVTNDLAYGLKVPQARAEALKLAHGCAVVEPSARGKTIALTSESGHAGRDIHVEHLQRVMSARLEETFQLIAAELDKERLLDHLGAGVVLVGGGAHIPRIHELAERVFQVRVSPRHTHTVNGVKTVLDAPEFTTAIGLVKYGSMQAQRAEPGGWFVRVFGETFGALLGR from the coding sequence ATGTTTGATTCCTCACCCTCAGTCCTCGTCGGCCTCGAGATCGGCACCTCGAAAATCTGCGCCGTGGTCGGCGAGGTTTCGGACGACAACGTCGTCAACATCATCGGCGTCGGCCAGCACCCGTCCACCGGCGTGCGCAAGGGCGAGATCGTTGACTCGGCCGCCGCCGCCGCGGACATCCGCGCCGCGCTGTCGCAGGCCGAGGAACACGCCGACGTCGAGATCCGCTCCGTGGTGCTTGGCGTCACCGGGGCGCACATCCATGGCTTCAACAACCACGGCCAGCATCCCATCGTCAGCGCCGACCGGCTCATCTGCGCGGACGACGTGCTGGACGTGGTGAAGAACGCGAAGGCCACCGGCCTTCCCGCCGAGCACTGCGTCCTGCACACGATCCGCCAGCATTTCACCGTGGATGGGCAGCACGGCATCGTGTCGCCCGTGGACATGGTCGGCGCGAAGCTCGAAGTGGACATGCACGTGGTGCACGCGCATTACAACCGGCTGCAGAATCCCGTGAACGTGCTCGAGGGGATGCAAATCCAGTTGCAGGGCGCGCCGGTCTTCAACGGGCTCGCCTCCGCCCTTTCCGCGCTCGACATCGAGCAGAAGGACAGCGGCGCCGTGGTGCTTGACCTTGGCGCGGGGACGACGGAATTCGTCGTCTATTCGCAAGGAGTCGTCCGCCACCTCGGCGTGCTCGCAGTGGGTGGCGACCACGTCACGAACGACCTCGCCTACGGGCTGAAGGTCCCGCAGGCGCGCGCCGAGGCGCTCAAGCTCGCGCACGGCTGCGCCGTCGTGGAGCCGTCGGCCCGGGGCAAAACGATCGCCCTCACGAGCGAGTCCGGCCATGCGGGACGCGACATCCATGTCGAACATCTCCAGCGCGTGATGTCTGCGCGGCTCGAGGAAACGTTCCAACTCATCGCGGCGGAATTGGACAAGGAGCGGCTGCTCGATCACCTCGGCGCGGGCGTCGTGCTGGTCGGCGGCGGCGCGCACATCCCGCGCATCCACGAACTCGCCGAGCGGGTTTTCCAGGTGCGCGTCTCGCCGCGGCACACGCACACCGTCAATGGCGTGAAGACCGTGCTCGATGCGCCCGAGTTCACCACGGCCATCGGGCTCGTGAAATACGGCTCGATGCAAGCGCAGCGGGCCGAGCCCGGCGGCTGGTTTGTCCGAGTCTTCGGCGAAACATTCGGCGCGCTGCTCGGTCGTTGA
- a CDS encoding FtsQ-type POTRA domain-containing protein: protein MFWKRNRSNARHRRDHVLDVKLHQQQAGAVAVRFAGRALTAVLGAALVLVVLWQAGAYALDALIYRNPAFALKTVDVHCSGALLPEVVVRWAGVKPGENLMGLDLRRIKRDLELQPIVDSVAVERVLPNILRLRVTEREAVAVIYDVRPRASGAGMAAEPFFLDPAGIVYPVPAPHITKEPLFPLVGQLPVLTGAAGVELRAGQPVFSPKLRSALRLLSLFDESEMASATDIRRVDLSAPEVLLVTTGQGSRVTFATTIPPDTQIRRWRTIHELGARNNKAIATLDLSVTNHLPALWVEASRAPAPTPKSSKPSRTKKKNV, encoded by the coding sequence ATGTTCTGGAAACGCAATCGAAGCAACGCGCGCCACCGGCGCGACCACGTGCTCGACGTGAAGCTGCACCAGCAGCAGGCGGGCGCGGTCGCGGTTCGATTCGCGGGCCGGGCGCTCACCGCCGTGCTCGGCGCCGCGCTCGTGCTCGTGGTGCTCTGGCAGGCCGGCGCCTACGCGCTCGACGCGCTCATCTATCGGAATCCCGCGTTCGCGTTGAAGACCGTTGACGTGCATTGCAGCGGCGCGCTGCTTCCGGAAGTCGTCGTGCGTTGGGCCGGGGTGAAGCCCGGCGAAAACCTGATGGGCCTGGACTTGCGCCGCATCAAGCGCGATCTCGAACTCCAGCCGATCGTCGACTCGGTGGCCGTCGAGCGCGTGTTGCCGAACATACTGCGTCTGCGCGTGACCGAGCGCGAGGCGGTGGCCGTGATTTACGACGTGCGGCCCCGGGCTTCGGGCGCGGGCATGGCCGCGGAGCCGTTCTTCCTCGATCCCGCCGGCATCGTTTATCCCGTGCCCGCGCCGCACATCACGAAGGAGCCGCTTTTCCCGCTCGTGGGCCAGTTGCCCGTCCTCACGGGCGCGGCGGGAGTCGAACTGCGCGCCGGCCAGCCGGTCTTCTCACCCAAGCTCCGGTCCGCGCTGCGATTGCTCTCGCTCTTCGACGAGTCGGAGATGGCCTCGGCCACGGACATCCGGCGGGTGGATTTGAGCGCGCCGGAAGTCCTCCTCGTGACCACGGGGCAGGGCAGCCGCGTGACGTTTGCCACGACGATTCCGCCTGACACGCAAATCCGCCGGTGGCGCACGATCCACGAACTCGGCGCGCGCAATAACAAGGCCATCGCCACGCTCGACCTTTCGGTCACCAATCATCTTCCCGCGCTCTGGGTCGAGGCTTCGCGGGCGCCCGCCCCAACACCGAAGTCCAGCAAGCCTTCGCGAACCAAAAAGAAAAATGTTTGA
- a CDS encoding D-alanine--D-alanine ligase: MGKKRNITVMLGGPGSEREVSLNSGAAVTRALRSIGHTVHELDPIAAGWTLAPGTEVVFLALHGTYGEDGTVQAQLDGLGIPFTGCGVEASRTGFDKVLTKRRCIEHGVPTARFAVFQSADSPWPAGWQAPVVLKPVRQGSSVGLQFVDRAEDFPAALKAAFRFDNEVLMEERIAGRETTVGILDGRPLPVVEVRPKAGRYDYQTKYTAGTTEYLCPAPFDSATTQRIQRSGLGAFHAIGGRDYARVDVMVRDDGSPVVLEVNTLPGMTELSLLPKAAAAAGIDYATLCDRMIELASSRTR; encoded by the coding sequence ATGGGCAAGAAACGCAACATCACCGTGATGCTCGGGGGACCGGGCTCGGAGCGCGAGGTGTCGCTCAACAGCGGCGCCGCCGTCACGCGGGCGCTGCGCTCGATCGGGCACACCGTCCACGAACTCGACCCTATCGCGGCGGGCTGGACGCTTGCGCCCGGCACGGAGGTCGTGTTTCTGGCGCTCCACGGCACTTACGGCGAGGACGGCACGGTGCAGGCGCAACTCGATGGACTCGGAATCCCCTTCACCGGCTGCGGCGTGGAAGCGAGCCGCACGGGCTTCGACAAGGTGCTTACCAAGCGGCGTTGCATCGAGCACGGCGTTCCCACCGCGCGGTTCGCCGTGTTCCAGTCCGCCGACTCGCCGTGGCCTGCGGGATGGCAGGCGCCCGTCGTGCTCAAGCCGGTGCGCCAGGGGTCGAGCGTCGGCCTGCAGTTTGTGGACCGCGCGGAGGATTTTCCCGCCGCGCTCAAGGCCGCGTTTCGTTTCGACAACGAAGTGTTGATGGAGGAGCGCATCGCCGGGCGCGAAACCACGGTGGGCATTCTCGACGGCCGGCCGCTGCCCGTCGTCGAGGTGCGGCCGAAGGCGGGCCGCTACGATTACCAGACCAAATACACGGCGGGGACCACGGAGTATCTGTGCCCCGCGCCCTTCGACAGCGCGACGACGCAGCGCATCCAGCGCTCGGGGCTCGGGGCGTTCCACGCCATCGGCGGCCGGGATTATGCCCGCGTGGACGTGATGGTGCGCGACGACGGCAGCCCCGTGGTGCTCGAGGTGAACACGCTGCCCGGCATGACCGAGTTGAGCCTGCTGCCGAAAGCGGCCGCCGCCGCGGGGATCGATTATGCAACCTTGTGCGACCGCATGATCGAACTGGCATCGAGCCGGACGCGGTGA